Proteins encoded together in one Penicillium digitatum chromosome 1, complete sequence window:
- a CDS encoding FGGY-family carbohydrate kinase, putative, whose protein sequence is MVSLPYHRASHRSSRKASGDAREDLTVHLDHYIGIDIGTGSARACIINANGDIVGLASENIGLWQPEHGYYEQSTSDIWNCICVAVQRAISQQNIDPDTVRGIGFDATCSLSVFSNDTDDPISVTGPNFDSDRNVILWLDHRPVEEAAKINASNHNLLRYVGGKMSVEMEIPKVLWLKNHMPKELFDKCKFYDLADALTHIATGNEKRSFCSVVCKQGYVPVGVDGSVKGWQKEFLQGIGLGDLTEDNFKRMGGVDGVNGDYLSAGELVGTLCKKAAAELGLPVGIAIGSGVIDAYAGWIGTVGSKVDLDAGQSSADVPKLNKSEAFSRLAAVAGTSTCHLAMSPDPVFVDGVWGPYRDIILPGYWMAEGGQSATGELLKHVIETHPAFNQATSIAESYNANIYEYLNGHLKEMAHSQGAPCVSYLGRHFFFYGDLWGNRSPIADPNMTGSIFGLTSDKSVDGLAIYYYATMEFIALQTKQIVETMNKSGHRITSVFMSGSQCQNEILVNLIASACDMPVMIPRYIHAAVCHGAAMLGAKAASADSQGITEDLWDIMERMSKPGKKALPTEDKNEKALLSVKYEVFLEQCFKQQKYRAMVDDVVGAWMSKSI, encoded by the exons ATGGTTTCACTGCCCTACCATCGTGCCTCCCACCGGAGCTCTCGGAAAGCGTCCGGCGACGCTCGGGAGGATCTGACAGTTCATCTCGACCACTATATTGGCATTGATATCGGAACTGGCAGTGCCCGTGCCTGTATCATTAACGCTAACGGTGATATTGTGGGGTTGGCCTCAGAAAATATTGGACTTTGGCAACCAGAGCACGGTTACTAT GAACAATCTACCTCTGATATCTGGAATTGCATTTGTGTCGCCGTTCAGCGCGCTATTAGCCAGCAAAACATTGACCCGGACACGGTTCGAGGTATCGGGTTTGATGCCACCTGCTCCTTGTCGGTTTTCTCCAATGATACCGACGATCCAATCTCTGTAACGGGCCCGAACTTCGATTCGGACCGCAACGTGATATTGTGGCTGGATCACCGTCCAGTAGAGGAAGCTGCGAAGATCAATGCTAGCAACCATAACCTGCTCCGCTATGTCGGTGGAAAGATGTCTGTTGAGATGGAGATCCCGAAGGTCCTTTGGCTCAAGAATCACATGCCTAAGGAGCTTTTTGACAAATGCAAGTTCTATGATCTGGCGGATGCACTTACGCACATTGCCACGGGCAATGAAAAGCGAAGTTTCTGCAGTGTGGTCTGCAAGCAAGGATATGTGCCTGTTGGTGTCGATGGGAGCGTCAAGGGATGGCAAAAAGAATTTTTGCAGGGCATTGGTCTGGGTGACCTGACCGAAGATAACTTCAAGCGCATGGGCGGAGTCGACGGGGTG AATGGTGATTATTTAAGTGCCGGTGAATTGGTTGGCACTCTCTGCAAAAAGGCTGCAGCCGAACTAGGCTTACCAGTTGGTATTGCCATTGGCAGTGGCGTAATTGACGCCTACGCGGGCTGGATCGGTACCGTCGGATCCAAGGTCGATTTGGACGCAGGTCAATCCAGCGCAGATGTCCCCAAACTTAATAAATCAGAGGCCTTCTCTCGCCTCGCGGCTGTCGCGGGAACCTCGACATGTCACCTTGCCATGTCACCAGATCCGGTTTTTGTTGATGGTGTCTGGGGTCCATATCGGGATATCATCCTCCCCGGATACTGGATGGCCGAGGGCGGGCAATCTGCCACGGGGGAATTGCTCAAACATGTGATTGAGACTCACCCGGCATTTAACCAGGCTACTTCAATTGCCGAGTCATACAATGCCAACATATACGAATATCTGAACGGGCATCTCAAAGAGATGGCACATAGCCAAGGAGCCCCATGTGTATCTTATCTCGGAcgccacttttttttctatggTGATCTATGGGGCAACCGCTCTCCCATCGCCGATCCAAACATGACTGGATCCATCTTTGGCCTAACTAGTGACAAATCTGTGGATGGTCTTGCCATTTACTACTACGCTACCATGGAGTTCATTGCGCTGCAAACCAAGCAGATTGTAGAGACAATGAACAAGTCAGGCCATCGCATCACTTCGGTGTTCATGTCGGGCTCACAATGCCAGAATGAAATCCTAGTCAATCTCATTGCATCTGCCTGTGACATGCCTGTGATGATTCCTCGGTATATTCATGCTGCTGTATGCCACGGTGCTGCTATGCTCGGCGCCAAAGCTGCCAGCGCAGATTCCCAGGGCATAACTGAAGATCTATGGGATATCATGGAACGGATGAGCAAGCCTGGCAAGAAGGCGTTGCCGACGGAGGATAAGAACGAGAAAGCCTTGCTCAGCGTTAAATATGAGGTATTTCTGGAGCAGTGCTTCAAGCAACAGAAATACCGTGCGATGGTGGATGACGTTGTGGGGGCCTGGATGTCCAAGTCCATCTAA
- a CDS encoding Calcium permease family membrane transporter: protein MSGDKGNPDPPESMQPSAAAERETPTSEPAPITSSASVRRTYGTLDTPSLEATNSEIRDDGPEETSTRAFRTQSCTVPDKPRKPSVSRRMSSKRQIPHKGQGFSTDDDVNEVKQYLTMKQGANTQQSPRIRPLQTQSSTMRRRPSARPRPLVRADSEGYNADETGLPEPGLDLEEGFPLSKNAGHSCGGESENEEEDRVDNDEAASDAESFTLKDRQQAINETHPFGIRIWKPALYKKSRSVEKTAEGDIHSSPGGYVSPMLFLINLLWSLFFGWWLALFALLAAVACFFFSYSSSAVAYGRVFAGLSRYLLYPFGSYVLLESDENYAEEDEGEGRSISEYEQWQNGDLEHGRLFFGPRRDRSLVGRRRNSVDSAGEQDSLLGRLQRGQREDSSQLAQSKRRLFGRGEWTLGRVVFFVFFYFLVGPLMLMVSLVCWLLVFWIPMGRVTITLVSHLRRHPLALSFHSDSRYARSSTTTSSSSILLCTYRAAGTRYWKYTLDGTNIFLINLLGVVVFVIFDYHVLGKFLGLQNWITHPALIFPLALLSIIPLAYFIGQAVASISAQSSMGLGAAINAFFSTIVEVYLYCVALTEGKAQLVEGSIIGSIFVGILFLPGLSMCFGALKRKTQRFNVKSAGVTSTMLLFAVIAAFGPTLFYQVYGSHELNCHSCVSFLDPETRDCRRCYFSQTAAVDDQFFQNAVQPYAWIAAVFLFLSYGIGLWFTLRTHAALIWASEMEEKKNSQAHTTQSVQDSFYEPRHLLFPNGQPEASGAASGSKDSIRESQLYKRILGQSLKHFGLEDNSSGNLEAVEVEATADFRSNFPHLVPPNSSGEDSCPLPNSIRSMAKEDNDRLVRQFTEVAATAATVAARDAARSRKLNVQNHQASIRQASRPAPERSRNTAGEELEDLGLSVEPTHTSGGHDAPNWSKVKSSVILLGATILYAVIAEILVNTVDVVLESVDIDEKFLGITLFALVPNTTEFLNAISFAMNGNIALSMEIGSAYALQVCLLQIPAVVFFSAFYGRSLDPSELASHSFNLIFPQWDMITVILCVFLLSHVYGEGKSNYFKGSILVLTYLVVVLGFHMSGYVNMDSMGVDRFDTLAIGGTSSSDKFYTVGRTRGGVAY from the exons ATGTCTGGTGATAAAGGAAACCCTGACCCTCCCGAGTCCATGCAGCCATCTGCGGCGGCGGAAAGGGAAACCCCGACTTCTGAACCAGCTCCAATCACATCATCTGCCTCCGTGCGGAGAACGTACG GTACACTCGATACACCTTCCCTCGAGGCGACCAATTCTGAAATACGTGATGATGGCCCAGAGGAGACTTCGACTCGTGCATTCAGGACTCAATCGTGCACTGTCCCCGATAAGCCCCGAAAGCCCTCGGTATCGCGTCGCATGTCTTCCAAGCGTCAAATCCCTCACAAGGGGCAAGGGTTCTCGACAGACGATGATGTCAATGAGGTTAAGCAGTATTTGACAATGAAACAAGGCGCGAACACGCAACAATCTCCCAGGATTCGTCCACTACAAACGCAAAGCTCGACAATGAGACGACGTCCCAGTGCTCGTCCCAGACCCTTAGTGAGAGCTGATTCGGAGGGTTACAATGCAGACGAAACAGGCTTGCCTGAACCGGGTCTGGATTTGGAAGAAGGCTTCCCTCTCTCGAAAAATGCCGGACATAGCTGCGGAGGGGAGAGTGAgaatgaggaggaggatcgAGTGGACAACGATGAGGCAGCCAGTGATGCTGAGAGCTTCACACTGAAGGACCGTCAACAAGCTATCAACGAAACTCATCCGTTTGGTATTAGGATCTGGAAGCCTGCGCTGTACAAGAAGAGCCGTTCTGTAGAGAAGACTGCTGAGGGTGATATTCACTCATCCCCAGGAGGCTATGTCAGTCCCATGCTTTTCTTGATCAACCTACTATGGTCCTTGTTCTTTGGATGGTGGCTTGCCCTGTTTGCTCTGCTGGCCGCAGTTGcatgctttttcttttcctaCTCATCCAGCGCTGTGGCATACGGAAGAGTATTTGCAGGTCTTTCACGATATCTGTTATACCCGTTCGGATCATATGTTCTTTTGGAGTCTGATGAGAATTATgctgaagaagatgagggtgAGGGACGCAGTATCAGTGAATATGAGCAATGGCAGAATGGCGACCTGGAACATGGTCGCCTTTTCTTCGGGCCTCGCAGAGATCGGTCCCTGGTCGGTAGACGAAGGAACAGCGTTGATTCAGCCGGTGAACAAGACAGCCTGCTCGGGCGGCTCCAGCGTGGACAACGCGAAGACTCTTCTCAGCTGGCTCAATCCAAGCGTCGCCTTTTTGGGCGGGGCGAATGGACCTTGGGTCGTGTTGTGTTCTTCGTGTTCTTCTACTTCTTAGTCGGCCCGCTTATGCTTATGGTATCGCTTGTCTGCTGGCTCTTGGTGTTTTGGATTCCCATGGGCCGTGTAACAATTACACTGGTGAGCCATTTACGCAGACATCCTCTAGCGCTGTCCTTTCATTCCGATTCCAGATATGCTAGATCGAGCACAACCACATCTTCGTCTTCTATCCTTCTTTGCACTTACAGAGCTGCGGGAACGAGGTACTGGAAGTACACTCTCGACGGAACGAACATCTTCCTGATCAACCTTCTTGGTGTGGTTGTGTTTGTAATTTTCGACTATCATGTTTTGGGCAAATTTTTGGGCTTGCAGAACTGGATCACACACCCAGCTTTGATTTTCCCTCTCGCTCTGCTCTCCATCATTCCTCTGGCCTATTTCATTGGGCAAGCCGTTGCCTCGATCTCGGCTCAATCTTCCATGGGCTTGGGTGCTGCAATCAATGCTTTCTTCTCAACTATCGTAGAAGTATACCTCTACTGTGTCGCTTTAACGGAGGGCAAGGCTCAGCTTGTCGAGGGAAGCATCATCGGCAGTATCTTTGTCGGCATTCTGTTTCTCCCTGGTTTGTCCATGTGCTTCGGTGCACTCAAACGCAAGACGCAGCGGTTCAATGTGAAATCGGCCGGTGTGACCTCGACGATGTTGTTGTTTGCAGTGATTGCTGCTTTTGGTCCCACTCTTTTCTATCAGGTTTATGGCAGT CATGAGCTGAACTGTCACTCGTGTGTCAGCTTCCTCGATCCAGAGACTCGAGATTGCCGTCGCTGTTATTTCTCACAAACAGCGGCTGTCGATGACCAGTTCTTTCAAAATGCGGTACAGCCATACGCATGGATCGCCGCGGTTTTCTTGTTCCTTTCATACGGAATCGGCCTATGGTTTACTCTTAGGACCCATGCTGCTCTCATCTGGGCATCAGAgatggaagaaaagaaaaattccCAGGCCCATACCACTCAATCTGTCCAAGACTCATTCTACGAACCACGGCACCTGCTGTTCCCAAATGGCCAACCGGAAGCCTCCGGTGCCGCTTCTGGGTCCAAGGATTCAATCCGCGAATCTCAGCTATACAAGCGAATTCTTGGACAGTCATTGAAGCATTTTGGATTGGAAGACAATAGCTCAGGTAATCTGGAAGCGGTTGAAGTTGAAGCTACCGCAGACTTCAGAAGCAACTTCCCACACTTAGTACCCCCCAATTCTAGCGGCGAGGACAGTTGCCCTTTGCCAAATTCTATTCGTAGCATGGCCAAAGAAGACAACGATCGTTTAGTACGCCAGTTCACGGAAGTGGctgcaacagcagcaacagtGGCTGCTCGGGATGCAGCTCGAAGTCGGAAGCTCAATGTCCAAAACCATCAAGCTTCCATTCGCCAAGCTAGCCGCCCTGCTCCAGAGCGATCACGAAATACCGCTGGAGAAGAGCTTGAGGATCTCGGGTTGAGTGTGGAACCCACTCATACTAGCGGAGGACATGATGCACCCAATTGGAGCAAAGTTAAAAGCTCTGTTATTCTTCTTGGGGCAACGATTCTCTATGCGGTGATTGCTGAGATTCTTGTCAACACAGTCGATGTTGTGCTAGAGAGCGTGGATATCGACGAGAAATTCCTCGGCATTACTCTTTTCGCGTTGGTGCCAAACACGACAGAGTTCCTG AACGCTATCTCATTTGCTATGAACGGCAACATTGCACTGTCCATGGAAATTGGATCTGCTTACGCATTGCAGGTTTGTCTCTTACAAATTCCCGCTGTAGTATTCTTCAGCGCTTTCTACGGCCGCTCACTAGACCCCTCTGAGCTTGCCAGCCATTCATTCAA CTTGATATTCCCCCAGTGGGATATGATTACCGTCATCTTGTGTGTCTTCCTTCTCTCGCATGTATACGGCGAAGGAAAGAGCAACTACTTCAAGGGATCCATCCTTGTACTCACCTACCTCGTCGTTGTTCTTGGCTTCCATATGTCGGGCTATGTGAATATGGACAGCATGGGCGTGGATCGCTTTGATACCCTCGCTATAGGCGGCACCAGTAGTTCTGACAAGTTCTACACTGTCGGCCGAACAAGAGGCGGGGTGGCCTATTAG